GAGGTTTTAATCTGCATTATTAGTTAATGATTCATTAATCGCTAGAACGTATGAATAACACATGCATGCATGGAAGAtgttaatagaatataattctTCACAACGAATTTTTAGATCAGACCTTGAACAGCGTGGTATCCCGAAACTTTCCCTCCATACTGACACACAGATGAATATTCCTGCCttggaaatatatattgtagaaCCTAACGCACGCGCGGATGAATGGTATCCTTGGAAAGGGGACGCATATCGGTCGAGGATTTTTACCTGAAGAAACAACAAAGTCAAttagagaaaaatttcattcgcGCTCGTGAAGTGCAAACTCGTGAAATTCGTTTCCGATCTAAAGATCTCCTTCTTTTTAAACAATCGCAAGTGGAGATTCGCGTTACGTAAATGTGTGCCACTTACCGGACACGGTCCTCGTGTAGAGAACCCGATCGTTCATTGTGATATTAGCTGTGAAGCTGAACTCGTCCGGGTCATACGTGATGTTCACGCAGGCCTTCTGATTCCACCTATCGTACAGGATCCTCGAGCAGCATCCGCAGACACCGCCGCTGCACTGGCAAGGTCCTTGCCTGGTCGCAGTGACCGTGCCGTTCTGCGACCCCGATGAATTTGAGGCCTGCCGCAAGAGCGTCTTCAGCCGCTCCAAGTCCTCCTGCGATCCTGCGAGTCCCTCGATCTCGCTGCTGATGATTCTTTCTGTCGTGAGATCGTTGTCGATTCCAGACTTCAAGAGCGAACTCTGCGATTCTGCGACGGCGAcgatcagcagcagcagcagcggccaGCAGGTCGCCATCATCTTGTGTCCTTGATCTTGACTGTCGTTCAGTGGAGACAAGTAGAGGACATCTCCTTGAGTTGTGCTTCTTGCAGGTCGATTGAAACCTGACTGGCCGGTTAACGGGGCAGCTCGCATGCTGACCCGGTTTTGCGGTGAAATTTAGGCTTGGCCGCAAGTTGCTCGCCCGCATCTCGAGATCAACTAGAACACGTCATGGGGAACGATAGAATTCTTAGGAAACGCTGCCAATGCCTCTAACATCGTGGATCGCATCGAGCATGGCCGCAATAAGAGATGTGTCGAAATTATAAGTTACATTTAAAATCAGCCCTTGactgagaattaattaatacatataggtatacatatacatataatagttATTGAATGTTGATATTCagtaatatgaaatttttgaaaatattagaaTTGTAGTAAGAGCCATACTTGATGCTATAGATGGAATGTATAAAGACaggtatataatattaattcagtcaaataatgtatattttaacgtTCTTCacaaaatagaaatttgaaACTACTGTCACAGCATAATTTTCgcctaataattataaatatacaataacaaatatatatataatatatattacataatattataataaataattataacattttgattgcgataataaattaatttataacaataatcaCATTGCATTGTTACGCAATTACACAAATATcacagctttaattggccgatgTGATCCTCTTCCTCGGGCGTTAAAGTCGAAGTCTGATTGCTCGGAGTTTCGGTGGAATCAGGCTCAAAGTCCACGTGATCGTACTCTTCCGGTCCGCAAATCTCCGGCTTGCCTACTTCCGCATGGAGGATATTGAAATCTTCAGGTTTCATCCAAGAGATTCCATCCGCGCCGATCTTCACGCAATCGAAATGCAGGACCAA
The Ooceraea biroi isolate clonal line C1 chromosome 12, Obir_v5.4, whole genome shotgun sequence DNA segment above includes these coding regions:
- the LOC113563073 gene encoding uncharacterized protein LOC113563073, producing MMATCWPLLLLLIVAVAESQSSLLKSGIDNDLTTERIISSEIEGLAGSQEDLERLKTLLRQASNSSGSQNGTVTATRQGPCQCSGGVCGCCSRILYDRWNQKACVNITYDPDEFSFTANITMNDRVLYTRTVSGKNPRPICVPFPRIPFIRACVRFYNIYFQGRNIHLCVSMEGKFRDTTLFKVSLDCLRFGSNGLALLKPEDGGGLGQVELFPEDTNDNDYDDYDDEDDDDDDDDDDDDDDIF